A single region of the Archaeoglobaceae archaeon genome encodes:
- a CDS encoding DEAD/DEAH box helicase, with the protein MEFVAHPLIKEMTLERRLYQIAIAMNALLKNTLVILPTGLGKTSVAALVIASRLLNENGKALFLAPTRPLVEQHAEFLRRTLKIEENKIVALSGEDEPEKRRKLWEIAKVIVATPQVVENDLIADRISIEDVVVAVFDEAHRAVGNYSYVFIAEEYIKKAKKPLILALTASPGSDPERILEVVKNLHIESIELRSEHDDDVRPYVSEKEIEWVKVEVPKEIMAIKEKIETSLKVRLRRMKDIGIEIPEKASKRELLEIQELIQTELGKEQRPELYEAISLLAEILKLSHAIELIETQSVESFKSYLNKILKESSSKGGSKAAKSIANDPNFRDALLLAMRLKTEHPKIERLKEVIKKQLEENEDSRIIVFTNYRDSADFLVSEISKVAPAVKFIGQADRENEKGMKQREQIEVLQKFKEGIYKVLVATSVGEEGLDIPATDLVIFYEAIPSEIRAIQRKGRTGRGRKGRIVVLMAKGTRDEAYYYTSLRKERLMFEKLREIKAMLDKGEPKAQAKLTDFEKTGIKIIVDSRELRSEVVRLLKEAGVDLEVKNLEIADYILSDRVAIERKTVDDFVDSLISDRLFSQLIKLKSYERPIIIIEGENIYRRAVHPNAIRGALATIVIDFGIPLIFTKDEKETTDFILAIARREQEDKKREVVEHYGKTKRTLKEEQEYIVSAISNVGTVIAKNLLEHFQTIEKIATASEEELMEVPKVGKKTAKRIRLVMSIPYSEADKYDIENF; encoded by the coding sequence TAAATGAGAACGGCAAAGCGCTATTTCTTGCTCCAACCAGACCACTCGTAGAACAGCACGCAGAATTTCTCAGAAGAACCCTAAAAATAGAGGAGAACAAAATAGTGGCTTTGAGTGGTGAAGACGAGCCAGAAAAAAGAAGAAAGCTGTGGGAAATAGCAAAAGTTATTGTTGCAACCCCTCAGGTGGTTGAAAACGATTTAATCGCAGATAGGATAAGCATAGAAGATGTTGTAGTCGCTGTTTTCGATGAAGCCCATCGTGCAGTTGGAAATTACAGCTATGTCTTTATTGCAGAAGAATATATTAAAAAAGCAAAAAAACCTCTCATTCTGGCCCTCACAGCTTCACCGGGTAGCGATCCAGAAAGAATTCTAGAAGTTGTAAAAAATTTGCACATCGAATCTATAGAGCTCAGAAGTGAGCATGACGATGACGTCAGGCCATATGTAAGCGAAAAAGAGATCGAATGGGTTAAGGTCGAAGTTCCCAAGGAGATAATGGCGATTAAAGAGAAGATTGAAACAAGTTTGAAGGTAAGGTTAAGGAGAATGAAGGATATAGGAATAGAGATTCCAGAAAAAGCTTCTAAAAGAGAACTTCTTGAGATTCAAGAGCTCATCCAGACTGAACTTGGAAAAGAGCAGAGACCAGAACTTTATGAGGCCATTTCTCTTTTGGCAGAGATCCTAAAGCTCTCCCATGCAATCGAGCTAATTGAAACGCAGAGTGTTGAGAGTTTCAAAAGTTATCTTAACAAGATCCTCAAAGAGAGTTCTTCTAAAGGTGGTAGTAAGGCCGCAAAAAGTATAGCTAACGATCCAAACTTTAGGGATGCACTTTTACTTGCAATGAGGCTAAAAACAGAACACCCAAAAATTGAAAGACTTAAGGAGGTTATTAAAAAACAATTAGAAGAAAATGAAGATTCCAGGATAATAGTATTCACGAACTATCGTGATTCTGCAGATTTTCTTGTCTCTGAAATTTCGAAAGTTGCCCCTGCAGTCAAATTCATCGGCCAAGCAGATAGAGAGAACGAAAAAGGTATGAAACAGAGAGAACAAATCGAAGTTCTCCAGAAATTCAAAGAGGGAATTTACAAAGTCCTTGTTGCAACTTCTGTTGGCGAGGAGGGACTCGACATTCCGGCAACTGATCTCGTTATATTTTACGAGGCTATTCCCTCAGAAATAAGAGCAATACAAAGGAAAGGTAGAACTGGAAGAGGAAGAAAGGGAAGAATAGTGGTTTTGATGGCTAAAGGAACGAGAGATGAGGCCTATTATTATACAAGTCTGAGAAAAGAGCGTTTGATGTTCGAAAAGCTTCGTGAAATTAAAGCCATGCTCGATAAAGGTGAACCTAAAGCACAGGCAAAATTAACGGACTTCGAAAAAACAGGAATTAAAATCATAGTTGACTCAAGAGAGTTGCGATCAGAAGTCGTTAGGTTACTAAAAGAAGCTGGAGTGGATTTAGAAGTTAAAAATCTCGAAATCGCAGACTATATACTGAGCGATAGGGTTGCCATTGAAAGAAAGACAGTAGATGACTTCGTTGACAGCCTTATTTCCGACAGACTTTTCTCACAGCTTATCAAACTGAAGTCCTATGAGAGACCTATTATAATAATCGAAGGTGAAAACATATACCGAAGGGCTGTGCATCCCAATGCAATTCGGGGAGCACTTGCAACCATTGTAATTGATTTTGGAATTCCTCTGATCTTCACAAAGGATGAAAAAGAAACTACAGACTTTATTTTGGCCATAGCAAGAAGAGAACAGGAGGATAAGAAAAGGGAAGTTGTAGAACACTATGGAAAGACAAAGAGAACTCTCAAAGAAGAGCAGGAGTACATCGTCTCAGCCATATCAAACGTTGGCACTGTGATCGCAAAAAATCTACTTGAACATTTCCAAACAATAGAAAAAATAGCTACTGCAAGCGAAGAAGAGCTAATGGAAGTGCCAAAAGTTGGAAAAAAGACCGCAAAACGCATAAGACTCGTGATGTCAATTCCCTATAGTGAGGCTGATAAATACGATATAGAAAATTTTTAA
- a CDS encoding tyrosine-type recombinase/integrase — translation MIELERNLRNNLRNKAILALGYEGGFRTSELAGIRIKDIDFDKREGELKARVKVFGKTGERVVPLRMSVPYLRAWLEMHPFGNDPDAYLFCSLSNRSFGEPLKYANLAKVIKNSAKKAGIKKRVHPYILRHSRATVLALSSVGESIISKYLGWVIGSDMPRVYIHLANRDVERVIHELYGLDGERPKVTKPIRCPRCGKVNEPTAKYCSQCALILDEKERLRFEIEEPNITKELIDLAIRDTDLLKKAKEMIEFLKVLRDNPNLMKDFLSVIDKK, via the coding sequence ATGATCGAACTTGAGAGAAATTTAAGAAATAATTTAAGAAATAAGGCTATTTTAGCCTTAGGTTATGAGGGTGGTTTTAGAACTTCTGAATTGGCGGGAATAAGGATAAAAGATATCGATTTTGACAAGAGAGAAGGGGAACTTAAGGCGAGAGTTAAAGTTTTCGGGAAAACTGGAGAGAGAGTAGTTCCTTTAAGGATGTCTGTTCCATATCTAAGGGCATGGTTAGAAATGCACCCATTCGGAAATGATCCTGACGCCTATCTATTTTGTAGTTTGAGTAATAGGAGTTTTGGAGAACCTTTGAAATATGCTAATTTAGCCAAGGTTATAAAGAATTCTGCAAAAAAGGCGGGAATTAAGAAAAGAGTTCATCCTTACATATTGAGACATTCAAGAGCTACAGTTTTAGCATTGAGCAGTGTAGGTGAAAGCATAATATCGAAGTATTTAGGTTGGGTTATTGGTAGCGATATGCCAAGAGTCTATATCCATCTTGCCAATCGTGATGTGGAAAGGGTGATCCATGAGCTCTATGGACTCGATGGAGAGAGACCTAAGGTGACCAAACCTATAAGATGTCCAAGATGTGGAAAGGTGAATGAGCCCACAGCCAAATACTGTAGTCAATGTGCTTTGATACTGGATGAAAAGGAGAGATTAAGATTTGAGATTGAGGAACCCAATATTACCAAGGAGCTTATAGATTTAGCTATTCGAGATACCGATTTGCTTAAAAAGGCTAAAGAGATGATTGAGTTTCTAAAAGTTTTAAGGGATAATCCCAATTTGATGAAAGATTTTCTGAGTGTTATAGATAAAAAGTAG